Proteins encoded in a region of the Paenibacillus sp. E222 genome:
- a CDS encoding AraC family transcriptional regulator, with the protein MNKIMDEIIELMKCAGTRPIETEVPGLSMIKGDIPAHQLAALYEPMIGFTVQGTKMLSIGERRTTLGGPSYYVLPIHVPATASVHPDRNGGPYMSLGLAINQNVLQRLLRDLPENLIPTSSVQFAACEMDLEFMEAWLRLLRLTKSTRDIPALAPAYEREILYRVLMGPQGWYLRQLGMRESNFAKISQIVKWFRDNFMRPIDISEMASKSGMAINTFHRQFKSATGLSPIQFQKQLRLLEARNLIAFEGYAVASAAYQVGYQSASQFNREYSRFFGLSPARDTEKLRRIEHARE; encoded by the coding sequence ATGAATAAAATTATGGATGAAATTATCGAATTAATGAAATGTGCAGGTACTCGACCGATTGAAACCGAAGTTCCAGGGCTGAGCATGATTAAGGGAGATATTCCCGCACATCAGCTTGCAGCACTCTACGAGCCGATGATTGGTTTTACGGTTCAAGGAACAAAGATGCTTTCAATCGGGGAGCGCAGAACTACACTGGGAGGCCCCTCATATTATGTTCTGCCGATACATGTTCCTGCAACGGCGAGTGTGCATCCAGATAGGAATGGCGGCCCTTACATGTCTCTTGGTCTTGCGATAAATCAGAATGTTCTTCAACGCTTATTAAGAGATCTGCCTGAAAATCTAATTCCAACTTCTTCTGTGCAGTTCGCAGCTTGTGAGATGGATCTTGAATTCATGGAGGCATGGCTACGCTTATTGCGATTAACTAAGTCAACCAGAGATATTCCCGCTCTTGCACCGGCTTATGAACGTGAAATCCTTTATCGCGTTCTGATGGGACCGCAAGGATGGTATCTGAGACAACTGGGTATGAGGGAAAGTAACTTCGCCAAGATTTCTCAAATTGTAAAATGGTTTCGCGATAATTTTATGAGGCCCATAGACATCAGTGAGATGGCATCAAAATCGGGTATGGCTATAAATACCTTTCATCGTCAGTTTAAAAGTGCAACGGGATTAAGTCCTATTCAATTTCAAAAGCAATTAAGGCTTTTGGAGGCTAGGAACCTCATTGCTTTTGAGGGTTATGCAGTAGCCAGTGCTGCATATCAGGTTGGCTATCAGAGTGCCTCGCAGTTTAATCGCGAATATTCCCGCTTCTTCGGTTTATCTCCAGCTCGAGATACGGAGAAACTAAGACGAATCGAACATGCAAGGGAGTAG
- a CDS encoding DUF6809 family protein, whose translation MKDNMSNLIEDLFHGNLRLDESIHPEHAEYQEINRRISDLMQNYKTQHTENEYDALEELVDLIGQSTSMYVEAAFEQGFRTGGRLMIEVLCRA comes from the coding sequence ATGAAAGATAACATGTCAAACCTGATCGAGGATTTGTTTCACGGAAACCTGCGGTTGGACGAGTCGATTCATCCTGAGCATGCCGAGTATCAGGAGATCAATCGCCGAATATCGGACCTGATGCAGAACTATAAGACACAGCATACGGAGAACGAATACGATGCATTGGAAGAATTGGTAGACTTAATCGGGCAATCGACGTCCATGTACGTGGAAGCAGCGTTTGAGCAAGGTTTCCGCACAGGCGGTAGGCTGATGATCGAGGTTTTGTGCAGAGCATGA
- the cysK gene encoding cysteine synthase A, which translates to MDLNLHLIKNQPPAHTGIAADVTELIGQTPAVRLNRLTGSDSADVYVKLEYFNPSGSVKDRAAYNLIVQAERAGLLLPGATIIEPTSGNTGIGLAMNAAAKGYKAILIMPDNMSKERINILKAYGAEVVLTPAAERMPGAIRKAKELQADIPGSFIPQQFENQANPDIHRITTAPEIMQQMEGKLDAFIATAGTGGTITGTGEELRKQLPDIRIYAVEPKGSPVLSGGEPGPHKLVGTSPGFIPDILNTDVWDAIIQVSDEDALDTMRQLAAREGLLLGPSSGASVWASLRIAKELGPGHRVLCIAPDTGERYLSMGIF; encoded by the coding sequence ATGGACTTGAATTTGCATTTAATTAAAAATCAACCACCCGCACATACAGGCATTGCCGCAGATGTTACCGAACTGATCGGCCAGACACCTGCCGTCAGACTGAACAGACTTACAGGCAGTGATTCCGCTGACGTATACGTCAAGCTGGAATATTTCAATCCCAGCGGAAGCGTCAAAGACCGTGCCGCCTATAACCTGATCGTTCAGGCTGAACGGGCAGGCCTGCTGCTTCCCGGCGCAACCATTATCGAACCAACCAGCGGCAATACTGGCATCGGTCTGGCGATGAATGCTGCTGCCAAAGGATATAAGGCTATTCTGATCATGCCGGACAACATGTCTAAGGAACGCATCAACATCCTGAAAGCCTATGGCGCAGAAGTCGTACTTACCCCTGCTGCGGAACGGATGCCTGGCGCGATTCGCAAGGCCAAAGAGCTCCAGGCCGACATTCCGGGAAGCTTCATTCCCCAACAATTCGAGAATCAGGCAAACCCGGATATTCACCGGATCACCACGGCTCCCGAAATTATGCAGCAGATGGAAGGCAAGCTGGACGCCTTTATCGCCACGGCGGGAACAGGCGGTACGATCACCGGAACGGGAGAAGAACTGCGCAAGCAGCTGCCGGACATTCGTATCTATGCGGTAGAGCCAAAAGGTTCACCTGTGCTGTCCGGCGGCGAGCCCGGACCCCACAAGCTCGTCGGTACAAGTCCGGGGTTCATTCCGGACATTCTGAATACCGACGTGTGGGATGCCATAATCCAAGTGTCCGATGAGGATGCACTGGATACGATGCGGCAGCTTGCTGCCCGGGAAGGGCTGCTGCTCGGCCCTTCCTCTGGTGCTTCGGTGTGGGCCTCCCTTCGCATCGCGAAGGAACTGGGGCCGGGGCACCGGGTGCTCTGCATTGCGCCTGATACCGGGGAACGGTATTTGAGTATGGGTATTTTTTAA
- a CDS encoding prohibitin family protein — protein MKNSKTFRVGAITVALVIIVGVLLVTFFVTRIPNGYVGVVYSPNGGVKDSTLSQGWKLVGAFDKVTKYPIRIQTVEYKDIQIATSDGKNITIDFAYNYQVEPSKVSSIFNTFGPISIQEIEDTYLKTRFRDAARKGISKFTVIDVYGEKSSDAGVDVQQRFSDDVKELGFIVSNVTVGVPQPDAKTQEAIDKRVEASQELERKTTELEIAKKEAERKRVEAQGNADKLLIEAEGQAKANKELQQSLSSQLVEYETIKKWDGALPYVSGSNTPMIQLPGTKVEQNSGAGSVSP, from the coding sequence ATGAAAAATTCAAAGACGTTTAGGGTAGGGGCGATAACGGTTGCATTGGTTATTATCGTGGGAGTATTACTGGTGACTTTCTTTGTAACACGAATTCCTAATGGATATGTCGGGGTTGTATATTCACCCAATGGAGGTGTAAAAGACAGTACACTGAGTCAAGGGTGGAAACTCGTTGGAGCGTTTGATAAAGTGACGAAATATCCGATCCGAATTCAAACGGTTGAGTACAAAGATATTCAAATTGCGACTTCTGATGGAAAAAACATCACAATTGATTTTGCTTATAACTACCAAGTAGAACCAAGTAAAGTATCTTCTATCTTTAATACATTTGGGCCAATTAGCATTCAAGAAATTGAGGATACATATCTCAAAACACGTTTCCGTGACGCAGCTCGTAAAGGTATCTCCAAGTTTACAGTCATTGATGTGTATGGTGAAAAGTCATCCGACGCAGGAGTGGACGTCCAGCAACGTTTTTCTGATGACGTTAAAGAGTTAGGCTTTATTGTATCCAACGTTACTGTAGGTGTTCCTCAACCTGATGCTAAGACTCAGGAAGCCATCGATAAGCGTGTCGAAGCTTCTCAAGAACTGGAACGTAAAACGACTGAACTGGAGATCGCCAAGAAAGAAGCAGAACGTAAGCGCGTGGAAGCGCAAGGTAACGCAGATAAACTATTAATTGAAGCAGAAGGCCAGGCAAAAGCCAATAAAGAGCTTCAACAATCCTTATCGAGTCAACTCGTTGAATATGAAACCATCAAGAAATGGGACGGAGCCCTTCCATATGTAAGTGGGTCCAACACGCCAATGATTCAATTGCCGGGTACTAAAGTAGAGCAAAACAGCGGGGCGGGAAGCGTATCTCCCTAA
- the yaaA gene encoding peroxide stress protein YaaA, whose product MRIIISPAKKMKIDTDHMAIAQMPQFINESEQLLSLLQKLSYDELKTMWKCNDAIAEQNVERIRNMNIKVNLTPAIYAYEGIQYQYMAPGVFQHEELAYLQQHLRILSGFYGMLRPLDGVTPYRLEMQGKLQGPGFKSLYQFWGSKLADQLQAESNCILNLASKEYSKNILPFLNEETRFITCVFGQMVDGKLVEKATWAKMARGEMVRYMAEHKITDVEDVRNFDRLNFGFSEERSDESTYVFIQAEVK is encoded by the coding sequence ATGAGAATTATTATATCACCAGCTAAAAAGATGAAGATCGATACCGATCATATGGCTATCGCGCAGATGCCGCAATTTATAAACGAATCAGAACAGCTATTAAGTCTGCTTCAAAAGTTATCCTATGACGAGCTCAAAACAATGTGGAAGTGTAACGATGCAATCGCCGAACAGAACGTGGAGCGGATTCGGAATATGAATATAAAAGTAAATCTTACGCCAGCCATCTATGCCTATGAGGGCATTCAGTATCAATATATGGCGCCAGGTGTTTTTCAACATGAGGAACTGGCGTATCTTCAGCAGCATTTACGTATCTTATCCGGTTTTTATGGCATGTTGCGGCCTTTGGATGGGGTTACCCCTTATCGCTTGGAGATGCAGGGCAAGCTGCAAGGTCCAGGTTTCAAATCGCTCTATCAATTTTGGGGAAGCAAACTCGCAGATCAGCTTCAAGCGGAAAGTAACTGCATTCTGAATCTGGCTTCCAAAGAGTATAGCAAAAATATTTTGCCGTTTCTTAATGAGGAAACCCGGTTCATTACATGTGTATTCGGACAAATGGTCGATGGGAAGCTGGTTGAAAAGGCCACCTGGGCCAAGATGGCCAGAGGTGAGATGGTACGGTATATGGCGGAGCATAAGATTACAGATGTGGAAGACGTAAGAAACTTTGATCGGTTAAATTTTGGCTTTTCGGAAGAACGATCTGACGAGAGCACGTATGTATTCATACAAGCAGAGGTAAAGTAG
- the yaaA gene encoding peroxide stress protein YaaA — MRMIISPAKKMKIDTDHMAIAQMPQFINESEQLLSLLQKLSYDELKTMWKCNDAIAEQNVERIRNMNIKANLTPAIYAYEGIQYQYMAPGVFQHEELAYLQQHLRILSGFYGMLRPLDGVTPYRLEMQGRLQGPGFKSLYQFWGSKLADQLQAESNCILNLASKEYSKNILPFLSEETRFITCVFGQMVDGKLVEKATRAKMARGEMVRYMADRKITDVRHIRNFDRLGFVFSEENSDEGNYVFIYSEGK, encoded by the coding sequence ATGAGAATGATCATATCACCAGCTAAAAAGATGAAGATCGATACCGATCATATGGCTATCGCGCAGATGCCGCAATTTATAAACGAGTCAGAACAGCTATTGAGTTTGCTTCAAAAGTTATCCTATGACGAGCTCAAAACAATGTGGAAGTGTAACGATGCAATCGCCGAACAGAACGTGGAGCGGATTAGGAATATGAATATAAAAGCAAATCTTACGCCAGCCATCTATGCCTATGAGGGCATTCAGTATCAATATATGGCGCCAGGTGTTTTTCAACATGAGGAACTGGCGTATCTTCAGCAGCATTTACGTATCTTATCCGGTTTTTATGGCATGTTGCGGCCTTTGGATGGGGTTACCCCTTATCGCTTGGAGATGCAGGGCAGGCTGCAAGGTCCAGGTTTCAAATCGCTCTATCAGTTCTGGGGCAGCAAGTTGGCAGATCAGCTTCAAGCGGAAAGCAACTGTATTCTGAATCTGGCTTCCAAAGAGTATAGCAAAAATATTTTACCGTTTCTGAGTGAGGAAACCCGGTTCATTACATGTGTATTCGGACAAATGGTCGATGGGAAGCTTGTTGAAAAGGCAACGCGGGCCAAGATGGCCAGAGGTGAGATGGTACGTTATATGGCAGACCGGAAGATTACAGATGTGAGGCATATTAGAAACTTTGATCGGTTAGGTTTTGTTTTCTCAGAAGAGAACTCGGATGAAGGGAATTATGTATTTATATATTCAGAGGGAAAATAG
- a CDS encoding M48 family metallopeptidase: MNDLSIQNIVNGLVNQSTGESMEEAEKLILDYLNKFPQDVDAWARVVLLQTLPPFGDYQRAISLLDSAMEYNDNVSYFTILSSFFSEWFMGGMNDFQLEKLMQLKKNSSDTQTKAIILYLMAWHYESTNKNKFVTLVDQSIKTCDYLVMNWLDLGSYYLQNGEMDKGKLLIQSGLANVKLIYKEDTCYEDYDSLDVIRFINERITGVFMTEGRYNSIVNLTTT, encoded by the coding sequence ATGAATGATTTGTCCATTCAGAATATTGTCAATGGGTTAGTGAATCAGTCGACTGGAGAGTCCATGGAAGAAGCAGAGAAGTTAATTCTTGACTATTTAAATAAGTTTCCTCAGGACGTAGATGCATGGGCAAGAGTAGTCTTATTGCAAACATTACCTCCTTTTGGAGATTATCAAAGAGCTATATCATTGTTAGATTCGGCAATGGAGTACAATGATAATGTTTCATATTTCACAATACTTTCAAGTTTTTTCAGTGAATGGTTTATGGGTGGAATGAATGATTTCCAACTTGAAAAATTAATGCAATTAAAGAAAAACTCCAGTGATACACAAACGAAAGCCATTATATTGTATTTGATGGCATGGCATTACGAATCTACAAACAAAAATAAGTTTGTTACTCTTGTTGATCAATCAATTAAAACATGTGATTATCTTGTAATGAATTGGCTTGATTTAGGAAGCTATTATTTACAAAATGGAGAAATGGATAAAGGAAAACTATTAATTCAGAGTGGATTGGCTAATGTTAAACTTATTTATAAGGAAGATACATGTTACGAAGATTATGACTCACTAGATGTAATTAGGTTTATTAATGAACGAATTACTGGCGTCTTTATGACGGAGGGAAGATACAATTCAATTGTTAATTTAACAACTACCTAA
- a CDS encoding WXG100 family type VII secretion target, producing the protein MSTIKVTPEQLHYLSGQVDQARQQLEHIQDNLSRQIMFLQAMWMGVTQERFYDDFARSRPLLQKALERMVYTSKELKDIATRFEHADAEKSSLGSVIGAVGAAAMMKSTGSDAGSGDKGYQMAQINIYGRLMWMPVNENGVPDQASLQAYQKDQGHLDINRMQAGHAEEPGEDLNALQIKAFENRIHPFTGEPVSDKYAQIMLTSLKFSQLFMAFQMVRGSMPGGKGPFRLPSSHPAVAKIKKNLEAAESRKANGQKKGSEVTGQASNIGSIVKEGNKTTYTNPVGNVLHWDDQHPKNINRDIDQLLNSKDSGKATEAKAAYAVRESKEVTAFSQKIQRADGNPAGDFDIVTKHEIIEVKKSLKAITDVEQFDKYVNVKHQDFFNYDQKKVILYIDKPLTNPHPNDLIKLELIKSKGVTIVNSLDELKGVLK; encoded by the coding sequence ATGAGTACAATTAAAGTTACCCCTGAGCAGTTACATTACTTGTCAGGTCAGGTGGATCAGGCGAGGCAACAATTGGAGCATATTCAAGATAATCTCTCCAGGCAGATTATGTTCCTTCAAGCCATGTGGATGGGTGTGACACAGGAGCGTTTTTATGATGATTTTGCGCGGTCGCGTCCCTTACTACAGAAAGCACTGGAGAGAATGGTGTATACTTCGAAAGAGTTAAAGGATATTGCGACACGGTTTGAGCATGCAGATGCGGAGAAGAGCAGTCTGGGTAGTGTTATTGGTGCTGTTGGTGCGGCAGCAATGATGAAGAGCACAGGGAGTGATGCGGGTTCGGGTGATAAGGGCTACCAGATGGCTCAAATCAATATCTATGGTCGGCTGATGTGGATGCCAGTAAACGAGAATGGTGTTCCCGATCAGGCCTCTCTGCAGGCATATCAGAAGGATCAGGGGCATTTGGATATCAACCGGATGCAAGCAGGTCATGCGGAAGAGCCGGGGGAAGATCTTAATGCTTTACAGATTAAAGCTTTTGAAAATAGAATCCATCCTTTCACAGGCGAGCCTGTATCCGATAAGTATGCTCAGATCATGTTGACTTCTCTGAAGTTCAGTCAGCTATTTATGGCATTTCAGATGGTTCGCGGGAGTATGCCGGGTGGCAAAGGGCCGTTTCGCTTACCTTCTTCTCATCCAGCTGTGGCGAAGATTAAAAAGAATTTGGAAGCGGCTGAATCAAGGAAAGCGAATGGGCAAAAGAAGGGTTCTGAGGTCACAGGGCAAGCTTCTAACATCGGTAGTATAGTTAAAGAAGGAAACAAAACGACATACACCAATCCAGTCGGTAATGTGCTGCATTGGGATGATCAGCATCCCAAAAATATTAATCGAGACATTGATCAATTGTTAAACAGTAAGGACTCAGGAAAAGCAACTGAAGCCAAAGCTGCTTACGCTGTAAGAGAAAGTAAGGAAGTTACAGCCTTCAGCCAAAAAATTCAAAGAGCTGATGGTAATCCTGCAGGAGATTTTGACATAGTAACTAAACATGAGATTATTGAAGTTAAAAAATCATTGAAAGCCATCACAGATGTGGAACAGTTTGATAAATATGTTAATGTAAAACACCAAGATTTCTTTAACTATGATCAGAAAAAAGTTATTTTATATATTGACAAGCCGTTGACTAATCCACATCCGAATGATTTGATAAAATTGGAATTAATCAAATCTAAAGGTGTTACTATTGTGAACTCTTTAGATGAACTCAAGGGGGTATTGAAGTAA
- a CDS encoding SDR family NAD(P)-dependent oxidoreductase: protein MMKIAIVTGGSNGIGKATALELGKRGISVILTYNSYKDRAEAVVKEVEQNTGVRAVALKLNLTQISTFEGFALEVKQYLNDIWDRTTFDYLVNNGGIGGPMMFNEMTEEYFDNILNTNFKGPVFLTQHLVRFMDDHGAIVNTTSSSKNQSFPGYSAYGSLKAAFSTWTRYIAKELAPRNIRVNAVSPGPTHSNFGDGVFDKHPEFIKPLAEQSVFGRIGQPEDLAKVIVNVLSDDFGWVTAQDIEVSGGHLL, encoded by the coding sequence ATGATGAAAATTGCAATCGTAACAGGTGGAAGTAATGGCATTGGAAAAGCGACGGCCCTGGAGCTAGGCAAGCGCGGAATTAGCGTGATTCTCACATATAATTCCTATAAGGACAGAGCAGAAGCGGTCGTTAAGGAAGTGGAGCAAAATACAGGAGTTCGGGCTGTAGCACTGAAGTTAAATCTGACCCAAATATCAACATTCGAAGGTTTCGCCTTAGAAGTCAAACAGTACCTGAACGATATCTGGGACAGAACGACTTTTGATTACTTAGTTAATAATGGTGGTATTGGCGGACCTATGATGTTCAATGAGATGACCGAAGAATACTTCGACAACATTCTTAATACGAACTTTAAAGGACCCGTTTTTTTAACACAACACCTTGTGCGATTTATGGATGATCATGGAGCCATCGTTAATACTACGAGTTCTTCCAAGAACCAATCATTCCCAGGTTACTCTGCCTACGGCTCGTTAAAAGCAGCCTTCTCCACATGGACTCGTTATATCGCCAAAGAACTTGCACCTCGCAACATTCGGGTCAACGCCGTTTCTCCCGGCCCTACGCACAGCAATTTCGGCGATGGCGTATTCGATAAGCATCCCGAATTCATCAAACCACTGGCTGAGCAATCTGTATTTGGCAGAATAGGCCAACCTGAAGATCTTGCGAAGGTCATTGTGAACGTATTGTCCGATGATTTCGGCTGGGTCACAGCTCAAGACATTGAAGTGTCTGGCGGACATTTGCTTTAA
- a CDS encoding right-handed parallel beta-helix repeat-containing protein: protein MKLFPITSVHASSQRSLKSKMTHICLSAAFPLLLLGGGSAGAAELIDSGLQNSSDSVAASSTALAAGDLYVAPGGSASNPGTLASPTSLANALTQIAPGKTIYLRGGTYSFSETVTIERGNSGTSGQRKNLVAYGSEKPVFDFSAQAFASTNRGLQMFGDYWLVKGLEVKGAGDNGIFIGGSYNRLEQIEAHHNRDTGIQLGRYASTAVNSEWPAYNEIIRSYSHDNYDPDDGEDADGFAAKLTVGPGNLFDGCIAAYNVDDGWDLYSKTDTGAIGVVTIRNSISHHNGQTSDGTSTSNSDGNGFKLGGEKIAVNHIVENSIAFQNKKHGFTYNSNPGSIQIKNNTSWQNGQSNFAFDVGTHIFTNNLSFEGGASDKTSGTDVSSTNVWWKNKKSVNDKGLLASAADFVSLVPSVTRSADGTPVLGNFLKLAGGSDLIGSGTPAGTNIGAR from the coding sequence ATGAAATTATTCCCTATTACTTCTGTTCATGCATCATCCCAACGTTCGCTGAAATCGAAAATGACTCACATCTGCCTAAGTGCCGCGTTCCCTCTATTATTACTCGGCGGTGGATCGGCTGGTGCGGCGGAATTGATCGATAGCGGACTGCAAAATTCCTCTGATTCCGTGGCTGCCTCCAGCACTGCACTCGCCGCAGGTGATCTATATGTCGCTCCTGGCGGCTCGGCCAGCAATCCCGGAACCCTTGCGAGTCCTACGTCACTGGCTAACGCGCTGACCCAGATCGCACCGGGCAAAACGATATATCTGCGCGGCGGCACCTACAGCTTCTCGGAAACGGTTACGATTGAGCGAGGCAACAGTGGTACATCAGGACAGCGCAAAAATCTGGTGGCGTACGGATCGGAAAAGCCTGTCTTTGATTTCTCGGCACAAGCCTTCGCCTCCACCAATCGCGGGCTGCAAATGTTCGGAGACTACTGGCTCGTCAAAGGACTTGAAGTGAAGGGTGCGGGCGACAACGGTATCTTTATCGGGGGCAGCTACAATCGCCTGGAACAGATCGAAGCTCATCACAACCGGGATACTGGCATCCAGCTCGGCCGTTATGCTTCGACTGCGGTAAACAGCGAATGGCCTGCCTATAACGAGATTATTCGCTCCTATTCCCATGATAACTATGACCCGGATGACGGCGAGGATGCCGACGGTTTTGCTGCCAAATTGACGGTAGGTCCTGGCAACCTGTTCGATGGTTGTATCGCTGCCTATAATGTAGACGATGGCTGGGATCTCTATAGCAAAACAGATACTGGCGCCATCGGCGTCGTGACGATCCGCAACAGCATCTCCCATCACAACGGGCAGACTTCGGATGGTACATCCACCTCCAACAGTGACGGTAACGGCTTCAAACTGGGCGGCGAGAAAATCGCAGTGAATCATATTGTCGAGAACAGCATTGCTTTTCAAAATAAAAAGCACGGCTTCACCTATAACAGCAATCCCGGTTCCATTCAGATAAAAAACAATACGTCCTGGCAAAATGGTCAAAGCAACTTTGCCTTTGATGTAGGCACACATATCTTCACCAACAACCTGTCCTTCGAAGGCGGCGCCAGCGACAAAACCAGCGGAACCGACGTCAGCAGCACCAACGTCTGGTGGAAGAACAAAAAGAGTGTCAACGACAAAGGCCTGCTCGCCAGCGCAGCCGACTTTGTGTCCCTCGTGCCTTCGGTGACACGCAGTGCGGATGGGACGCCTGTGCTGGGCAATTTCCTCAAGCTTGCGGGTGGTAGTGATCTGATTGGGTCTGGAACGCCAGCGGGTACGAATATTGGGGCAAGGTAG
- a CDS encoding ATP-dependent DNA helicase, which translates to MEADLGLSTQRYPFAYDPAEPFVSRLGEWVADVFYDILPESGFEVRDEQIFMAYQLERAYGDKKTIMAEAGVGTGKTLVYLLYAVCYARYTGKPAVIACADESLIEQLVKPGGDIAKLAAHLDLEVDARLGKSPDQYVCLNKLSAMRFADEDAPVIEEVHESLPDFVNTPGTLQAFHPYGDRKQYPHLNDRQWNKINWDPFQDCFVCPKRQRCGLTLSRDHYRRSKDIIICSHDYYMEHVWTYEARKREGQLPLLPDHSSVVFDEGHLLEEAALNALSYKLKHRIFEELVTRLLEGEIRESLAERVDEAIESSERLFALLDTYTVAIPGSERKEVRVEPPLLREIERLTSVLDAIGEELVFESGLFSLDGYQMRVVEEHLDMIQSALALFRKEDGYICWAEESEDETTLSIMPRTVKEILNERVFNTGIPIVFSSATLSVDSSFRYVADSLGIDDFVSFSVASPYDYADKMQMKITDETVPGHPENENRLRDAVTLLQESGGRALILFRTMEELRAFKQDIVHVPEAQGLRFMYEGDREISDLIAAFQQDEESVLCSVNLWEGLDVPGPSLSNVMIWSLPYPPQDPVFNAKRTASAAPYEEIDLPYMLLRVKQGLGRLIRTSTDSGSAVILDESLHTKKEAKDRIAALLPEGVEWTTLTH; encoded by the coding sequence ATGGAGGCTGACCTAGGATTGTCTACACAACGTTATCCTTTTGCATATGATCCGGCAGAGCCCTTTGTATCCCGTCTAGGGGAATGGGTTGCCGATGTTTTTTACGATATTTTGCCAGAGTCCGGCTTCGAGGTACGGGATGAACAGATTTTTATGGCGTACCAGCTCGAACGGGCCTATGGAGATAAAAAGACCATTATGGCTGAGGCTGGTGTGGGAACAGGCAAGACGTTAGTTTATCTGCTCTACGCGGTCTGTTATGCACGTTATACGGGTAAACCGGCGGTGATTGCCTGTGCCGATGAATCTTTGATTGAACAGTTGGTGAAACCGGGCGGAGATATTGCGAAGCTGGCTGCACATCTGGACTTGGAAGTGGACGCACGTCTGGGCAAGTCACCTGACCAATACGTCTGTCTGAACAAATTAAGTGCGATGAGATTTGCGGATGAGGATGCGCCTGTTATTGAAGAAGTGCATGAGAGCCTTCCGGATTTTGTGAATACGCCGGGTACGCTTCAGGCCTTCCATCCGTATGGTGACCGCAAACAGTATCCACATCTGAATGATCGCCAGTGGAACAAAATTAACTGGGACCCTTTTCAAGACTGCTTCGTTTGTCCCAAACGTCAACGCTGCGGTCTGACGCTGTCTCGTGACCATTACCGCCGTTCCAAGGACATCATCATCTGTTCCCATGATTACTACATGGAGCATGTGTGGACCTATGAAGCGCGCAAACGCGAGGGACAATTGCCACTGCTGCCTGATCACAGCTCGGTTGTATTTGACGAAGGACATTTGCTGGAAGAAGCGGCCCTGAACGCACTGAGCTACAAACTGAAACACCGCATCTTCGAGGAACTGGTGACTCGTCTGCTTGAAGGCGAGATTCGTGAATCCCTCGCGGAGCGTGTGGATGAAGCGATTGAGAGCAGTGAACGATTGTTTGCGCTGCTGGATACGTATACGGTAGCCATTCCCGGATCGGAACGGAAAGAAGTGCGGGTAGAACCGCCGCTGCTGCGTGAGATTGAACGTCTGACCAGCGTCTTGGATGCGATTGGCGAAGAATTGGTATTTGAGAGCGGATTGTTCTCGCTGGATGGCTATCAGATGCGTGTCGTGGAAGAACATCTGGACATGATTCAGTCTGCCCTTGCGCTGTTCCGTAAGGAAGATGGGTATATCTGCTGGGCTGAAGAGAGCGAAGACGAGACAACCTTATCGATCATGCCGCGTACCGTGAAGGAAATTCTGAACGAGCGTGTGTTCAATACAGGCATTCCAATTGTCTTCTCATCCGCAACGTTATCTGTGGACAGTTCATTCCGTTATGTGGCAGACAGTCTGGGGATTGATGATTTTGTATCGTTCTCGGTGGCTTCTCCATATGATTACGCGGACAAAATGCAGATGAAGATTACCGATGAAACCGTACCTGGTCACCCGGAAAATGAAAATCGGTTGCGTGACGCCGTGACGCTGCTTCAGGAGAGTGGGGGTCGTGCCCTGATTCTGTTCCGTACGATGGAAGAGCTGCGTGCATTCAAGCAGGACATCGTTCATGTGCCTGAGGCTCAAGGGTTACGCTTTATGTATGAAGGAGATCGGGAGATTAGTGACCTGATCGCGGCGTTCCAGCAGGATGAGGAAAGTGTGCTGTGCTCCGTCAATCTGTGGGAAGGACTGGATGTTCCAGGACCGTCATTATCCAATGTCATGATCTGGTCGCTCCCGTATCCACCACAGGACCCTGTATTCAATGCAAAACGCACAGCGTCAGCTGCACCTTATGAAGAGATCGATCTTCCGTATATGCTCTTGCGTGTGAAGCAAGGTCTCGGACGTCTGATTCGGACAAGCACGGATTCCGGTTCTGCGGTCATTCTCGATGAATCGCTGCATACGAAAAAGGAAGCCAAAGACCGCATTGCGGCTCTGCTTCCCGAAGGTGTAGAATGGACAACCCTGACACACTAA